A genomic window from Pseudomonadales bacterium includes:
- a CDS encoding protein phosphatase 2C domain-containing protein translates to MAVWKDFALTHTGNVRNNNEDAFACHPELGLWLVADGMGGHEAGEVASAIAIETIVEQVRQGRDLTDAILAAHHNILSSSHTERGAKGMGTTVVALQTQGARYRVAWVGDSRAYLWTKTSENTGILEQLTTDHSYVQMLVAAGTISMQEALSHKDKNVITQCLGSMDNEQIRVDTVEREWQANQWILLCSDGLSDELSFEKISARLNSQHDIETAARELLDETLAQGGRDNATIVLVGKNQTASHKLLDRFHQWLSSKH, encoded by the coding sequence ATGGCGGTCTGGAAAGATTTTGCCCTCACCCACACGGGCAATGTGCGCAACAATAACGAAGACGCTTTCGCCTGCCATCCCGAATTGGGGCTATGGCTGGTGGCCGATGGTATGGGCGGCCATGAAGCAGGCGAAGTCGCCAGTGCAATTGCAATCGAAACGATCGTTGAGCAAGTGCGCCAAGGGCGCGATCTGACGGATGCCATTTTGGCAGCCCACCACAATATCTTGAGCAGCAGCCACACCGAACGCGGCGCTAAAGGCATGGGCACAACCGTTGTCGCCTTGCAAACACAAGGGGCGCGCTACCGTGTGGCATGGGTCGGCGATAGTCGCGCTTATCTCTGGACAAAAACTAGCGAGAACACCGGCATCCTCGAACAACTCACCACCGATCACTCTTATGTACAAATGTTGGTCGCTGCTGGCACCATTTCTATGCAAGAAGCACTCAGTCACAAAGATAAAAATGTCATCACGCAATGTTTAGGCTCCATGGATAACGAACAAATTCGTGTCGATACCGTGGAACGCGAATGGCAAGCCAATCAATGGATTTTATTGTGCAGCGACGGTTTGTCTGATGAATTGTCTTTTGAGAAAATCAGTGCACGACTGAATTCACAGCACGATATTGAAACAGCTGCGCGCGAATTACTGGATGAAACACTTGCGCAAGGCGGTCGCGATAACGCGACAATTGTGTTGGTCGGCAAAAACCAAACAGCTTCCCACAAACTCCTTGACCGTTTTCATCAATGGCTAAGCAGCAAACATTGA
- a CDS encoding glutaredoxin family protein, with protein MLYGTLGCHLCEVAEQLLLPFVAQGWQVELADIAEDDVLLARFSLTIPVLEDVDTGQLLNWPFDTTQLYAFLCSDKTVQSH; from the coding sequence ATCCTTTACGGCACACTAGGCTGTCATCTCTGTGAGGTGGCAGAGCAGCTGTTATTGCCGTTTGTGGCACAAGGTTGGCAAGTCGAACTGGCCGATATAGCCGAGGACGATGTGCTGTTGGCGCGTTTCTCATTGACCATCCCTGTTTTGGAAGATGTAGATACAGGTCAGTTACTCAATTGGCCGTTCGATACTACACAGCTCTATGCTTTCCTTTGCAGCGACAAAACTGTGCAGAGTCATTGA
- a CDS encoding DedA family protein — translation MNPIDFILHINDHLATMIELYGVWVYAILFLIVFAETGLVVTPFLPGDSLLFAVGALAASTGKLDPWLCGAIIMVAAFCGDNVNYWVGRTLGPRVFRFEDSIFFNRKHLERTEQFYNKYGSRAVIIARFVPIVRTFAPFVAGVGKMPYPRYIAFSSIGSLLWVPICVGAGVFFGDMEIVKKNFELVILGVIAVSLIPIAVEVLKAKFGKTN, via the coding sequence ATGAACCCGATAGATTTTATTTTGCATATCAATGATCACTTGGCGACGATGATTGAGCTGTACGGCGTATGGGTTTACGCCATTTTGTTTTTGATTGTATTCGCAGAGACGGGGTTAGTTGTTACGCCATTTCTACCTGGTGATTCACTGCTGTTTGCAGTGGGCGCTTTGGCAGCATCGACAGGGAAACTGGATCCGTGGTTGTGTGGTGCCATCATTATGGTCGCCGCGTTTTGTGGAGATAATGTCAATTATTGGGTGGGAAGAACTTTGGGGCCGCGTGTTTTTCGCTTCGAAGACTCCATCTTCTTTAATCGCAAACATTTGGAGCGCACTGAGCAGTTTTATAACAAATACGGTTCGCGTGCGGTGATCATTGCGCGCTTTGTGCCGATTGTTCGTACTTTTGCGCCGTTCGTAGCTGGCGTTGGCAAAATGCCTTATCCGCGTTATATCGCTTTTAGTTCTATCGGTTCTTTGTTGTGGGTACCAATTTGCGTGGGTGCTGGTGTTTTCTTTGGCGATATGGAAATCGTTAAAAAGAATTTTGAACTGGTGATACTCGGTGTCATCGCTGTATCACTTATTCCTATTGCTGTTGAGGTATTGAAAGCAAAATTTGGGAAAACCAATTGA